In Vibrio crassostreae, one DNA window encodes the following:
- a CDS encoding AAA family ATPase — MNHIIQQVLAVKVSENLSNRKIAKESDIGEGILSKLLNNKPYTGDTETQLHKLETWLNTRCTQVEELADTSLQEPDFLMLPTSETIWKLMDLARTMRRWSMVYEGSGIGKTVTAEEYQRKHNNVWIVTASNLCKSARAILSELCERMNIKASNMTVYLMQKAIAQELDGSNGLIIIDEAQYLSDDVLNGLRILAERKCGVFLLGNDVVRTRMSAARSQVNMNPIWSRMIRPTCIKVTSNGDIKSYMQAWGIQDQELFKAAYAIVPKTTGQLRTLADMIMLASSSASRNHEPLTPKHLAAAHHYLKESIGV; from the coding sequence ATGAACCACATTATTCAACAAGTCCTTGCCGTGAAAGTCAGTGAAAATCTCAGTAATCGTAAGATTGCCAAAGAGTCTGATATTGGTGAAGGCATTCTAAGTAAGTTGCTTAATAACAAACCTTATACGGGCGACACCGAAACTCAGCTTCATAAACTTGAAACCTGGTTGAATACACGGTGTACCCAAGTTGAAGAGTTAGCAGATACGTCACTTCAAGAGCCTGACTTTTTGATGCTGCCAACCTCGGAAACGATTTGGAAACTGATGGACTTGGCTCGCACGATGCGCCGCTGGTCGATGGTTTATGAAGGCTCAGGCATTGGTAAAACCGTCACCGCCGAAGAATATCAACGCAAACACAACAACGTCTGGATTGTCACTGCTTCAAACTTGTGTAAATCAGCGCGGGCCATCCTCTCTGAGCTTTGTGAGCGCATGAATATTAAGGCATCCAACATGACAGTCTACCTCATGCAAAAAGCAATAGCGCAAGAACTAGATGGCTCAAACGGACTCATTATTATCGATGAAGCGCAATACCTTTCAGATGATGTATTGAATGGCTTACGTATCTTAGCTGAGCGCAAGTGCGGCGTGTTCCTTCTTGGCAATGATGTCGTGCGTACTCGTATGAGCGCGGCTCGCTCTCAAGTCAACATGAACCCGATTTGGAGCCGAATGATACGTCCAACCTGCATAAAGGTGACGTCAAATGGCGACATCAAAAGCTACATGCAGGCTTGGGGTATTCAAGACCAAGAGCTGTTTAAAGCGGCTTACGCCATTGTGCCGAAAACCACAGGGCAACTTAGAACGCTCGCTGACATGATCATGTTAGCCAGTTCGTCAGCATCCCGAAACCATGAGCCGCTGACACCGAAGCACTTGGCCGCTGCTCACCACTACTTAAAAGAAAGCATAGGAGTGTAA
- a CDS encoding transposase domain-containing protein, which produces MYISAQECVGLVGMPTMVHNVRNKLNKLANSNQKRKRQGSKAFEYHIDCLPEETRLHLLRDVAKQQTLQAEDSRHVRQVVTPDSDELWLEYEEATESKKASTKQRYELCMRVKAYVESGISMRKSMKRVAEESGRTYSKIVSWFYNIPGLQTNKIPVEDWLPALLDRIGSHGKRTAPLSQEAWSMFQADYLRPEQPTITECYNRMGKAAKREGWSVPCLSTIRERVNTDIPYELQVYCRGGLFAAKQTLVPAQRRTRVGMHAMQRVSGDGHEFRLRCHLEDGTVLRPTVWVFQDVYSSMIVGYAIDITENTEMLGIALFNMVLNFGIPEMFDLDRGSVALSEAMTGRTSRPKATGKGKLEHQKFDNAEIEGAITALGSKVNWTRVEDDNVGRKGNARAKPVERLFHSKGGIGQFERHPAFAGAYAGESATSKPANYGEATVPVELVVELFAEWVTDWNSLEGRRSEMARGIHSYKQVFEQSYTQIQVRKPTATQLRLCLHRTRKSVKVHGGGLVELNAGRYSKHLSNRYRSPLLFEYIGQSVHLRFNPYDLTGCVYAYSERGEFIGEVPLFADAAYDDLGAARRQSLHQSEDINRAAWLKEQMVGLTNDDLAQLTRSNEKPEPLGGMVPSLTEMTPELARAPEQHQMNPSEFEGLLEKKAVGADFEPTMDLDALMQQYGKAK; this is translated from the coding sequence ATGTATATATCAGCGCAAGAATGTGTAGGTTTAGTTGGCATGCCAACTATGGTTCACAATGTTAGAAATAAGTTAAATAAACTGGCTAACAGTAACCAAAAACGCAAACGGCAAGGTTCTAAAGCTTTTGAATATCATATTGATTGCCTACCAGAAGAAACTCGTTTGCACCTCTTGCGTGACGTAGCTAAGCAGCAAACTCTACAAGCTGAAGACAGCCGCCATGTTCGTCAAGTTGTAACTCCTGATTCCGATGAACTATGGCTTGAGTACGAAGAAGCTACCGAAAGCAAGAAAGCTTCAACCAAGCAGCGCTATGAATTGTGTATGCGAGTTAAGGCGTATGTTGAATCAGGTATTAGCATGCGTAAATCAATGAAGCGCGTGGCGGAAGAGTCTGGAAGAACCTATTCCAAAATTGTGAGCTGGTTTTACAACATCCCAGGATTGCAAACCAACAAGATCCCAGTGGAAGATTGGTTGCCGGCACTTCTCGATAGAATTGGCTCTCACGGTAAACGTACCGCCCCCTTATCACAGGAAGCTTGGTCCATGTTTCAGGCCGATTATTTGCGACCTGAACAGCCCACCATAACCGAATGTTATAACCGCATGGGTAAAGCCGCTAAGCGTGAAGGTTGGAGTGTGCCCTGCCTCTCCACAATCCGAGAGCGCGTGAATACCGATATTCCTTATGAGCTTCAAGTGTATTGCCGAGGTGGTTTATTTGCAGCCAAGCAAACCTTAGTCCCTGCGCAGCGTCGCACACGAGTCGGTATGCATGCTATGCAGCGCGTATCGGGTGATGGTCATGAGTTTCGTCTTCGCTGTCACCTGGAAGATGGCACGGTGCTTCGTCCTACCGTTTGGGTGTTCCAAGATGTCTATAGCTCCATGATTGTGGGCTACGCCATTGATATTACAGAGAACACTGAGATGTTAGGCATTGCTCTTTTCAACATGGTTTTAAACTTTGGTATCCCTGAAATGTTCGACCTTGACCGAGGCTCCGTGGCGTTAAGTGAAGCAATGACAGGGCGAACCTCACGCCCTAAAGCAACGGGCAAAGGCAAGTTAGAGCATCAAAAGTTTGATAACGCTGAGATTGAAGGCGCGATTACGGCTCTAGGCTCAAAAGTGAACTGGACTCGCGTTGAAGATGACAACGTAGGCCGTAAAGGTAACGCGCGAGCTAAACCTGTTGAGCGTTTGTTCCATTCTAAAGGTGGTATCGGTCAGTTTGAGCGCCATCCAGCTTTTGCAGGAGCCTACGCAGGTGAATCAGCCACCAGCAAACCCGCGAACTACGGTGAAGCCACAGTACCTGTTGAGTTAGTGGTTGAGCTATTTGCCGAGTGGGTGACCGATTGGAATAGCCTGGAAGGCCGTCGCAGTGAAATGGCACGCGGCATTCACAGCTATAAGCAAGTGTTTGAGCAAAGTTACACCCAAATACAAGTACGTAAACCCACCGCAACACAGTTGCGCCTGTGTCTGCACCGGACACGAAAAAGTGTGAAGGTTCATGGTGGCGGTCTCGTTGAATTAAACGCAGGGCGTTACAGCAAACATTTGTCGAATCGTTACCGCAGCCCACTGTTGTTCGAATACATCGGTCAAAGTGTTCATCTTCGCTTCAACCCTTATGACTTAACAGGCTGTGTGTATGCCTACAGTGAGCGTGGAGAGTTCATCGGCGAGGTTCCATTGTTTGCTGATGCGGCTTATGACGATTTAGGCGCGGCACGCCGTCAGAGCCTACACCAAAGTGAAGATATTAATCGAGCCGCGTGGTTAAAGGAGCAAATGGTCGGATTAACTAACGACGACCTTGCCCAGTTAACGCGCAGCAATGAGAAGCCCGAGCCATTGGGCGGTATGGTGCCGAGCCTTACTGAAATGACACCCGAGTTAGCAAGAGCGCCAGAGCAGCATCAAATGAACCCGAGTGAGTTTGAAGGCTTACTTGAGAAGAAAGCGGTGGGTGCGGATTTTGAACCCACTATGGATTTAGACGCATTAATGCAGCAGTACGGGAAAGCAAAATGA
- a CDS encoding DHH family phosphoesterase has product MSIFSFNDFLERLRDCERIIIQAHDFPDHDAVGSAFALAYLLRKKGFKPLITYQGFIDRVSLHNLIGWLDIPIVKSHRLDLKPNDKIIVVDGCIGEKNVTDLPGIEVGVIDHHQVVAPSFVWFSDIRPNYGATASIMVEYFNHYDIPIPDRVATALLVGLTFDTANFTRAMNKADIKALLQLQNCADMNMVNRICRNQIEYQELKLFDFMFESIRKDGNCAFGSLPEGCPKNMLGVLGDFLLTVDELDIVVLSTRSHERTFVSLRSECPQNDMAKVIKRSLNDTGVGFGGGHSHMAGGVVNQVFDHSNERVFIYDLIRPQLNIL; this is encoded by the coding sequence ATGTCTATTTTCTCATTTAACGATTTTCTTGAGCGTCTCAGGGACTGCGAACGAATCATCATTCAAGCTCATGACTTTCCTGATCATGATGCGGTTGGCTCCGCTTTTGCTCTCGCTTATTTACTTAGAAAGAAGGGCTTTAAACCACTCATTACTTACCAAGGCTTTATTGATCGTGTTTCTTTACATAATTTGATTGGTTGGCTTGATATTCCCATAGTTAAGTCACATCGATTAGATTTAAAGCCCAATGACAAAATTATTGTGGTAGATGGCTGTATTGGTGAAAAAAATGTTACCGACTTACCGGGTATAGAAGTTGGGGTGATCGATCATCATCAGGTTGTAGCACCCAGTTTCGTTTGGTTTTCAGATATTCGACCTAACTATGGCGCAACAGCTTCCATTATGGTGGAGTACTTTAATCATTATGATATTCCAATTCCCGACCGCGTAGCGACGGCTCTACTTGTTGGATTGACGTTCGATACGGCAAATTTTACCCGCGCAATGAACAAAGCTGATATCAAAGCCCTACTTCAACTTCAAAACTGTGCTGATATGAATATGGTCAATCGTATTTGTCGAAATCAAATCGAATATCAAGAGTTGAAGTTATTTGATTTCATGTTTGAATCTATTAGGAAAGACGGAAATTGTGCATTTGGGAGCTTACCAGAAGGGTGCCCCAAAAATATGCTAGGAGTGCTTGGTGACTTTCTACTTACAGTTGATGAACTAGATATTGTGGTGTTGAGTACCCGTAGTCATGAGAGAACATTTGTTTCATTGCGTTCTGAATGCCCCCAGAATGACATGGCTAAGGTGATAAAGAGATCGCTGAATGATACGGGTGTTGGTTTTGGTGGAGGACACTCGCATATGGCTGGTGGTGTTGTTAATCAAGTGTTTGACCATTCCAATGAACGGGTCTTTATTTATGACCTGATCCGCCCTCAATTGAATATATTGTGA
- a CDS encoding caspase family protein, giving the protein MTRNRIVTGMLFALAPTLSFANADNQFEFSHSKQGTVCSSNPDIWQLGGELQVDAPISLNGKVITRGGQKKASNNVDLFAGQESSTEQHYMTSSIGCIQSDDPMSLVGAVASLYEVQHTTLSSSDIPPPVREPDLPKAPEIVKDQFETKTQFDQRVEKLRIERQQQIAAIQLKYRQQVEARNAKIRVLQEGADSRKGNLGVQKTRLVAKAFRDVMGKPVVTTKSYDAENQQMHLLFKASNQNYQRDIILNVPLEQARDVFSNIDNLDLALTYSYDENQLELVNIKGNYNDVMFSGDVAKSNYQPEALSVVLNSGPSSAETPGLEMQNPNLIDAFEVDSRLSATDNTASDELKQLLNGFVPVESNSSNWFFNLSIEDYANSDQVAFARSSGEVMSDVATKVLGVPERHVYELIDRDATSGAIKDKLRLMLDNVDEGDTVYFYYSGHGIPAIPDNDPYILPQDKIPDYITDDEREN; this is encoded by the coding sequence ATGACACGGAATAGAATTGTCACAGGTATGCTATTTGCGTTAGCACCAACTCTTAGTTTTGCTAACGCTGACAATCAATTTGAATTTTCGCACTCTAAACAGGGAACTGTATGTTCATCTAATCCTGATATTTGGCAGCTTGGCGGTGAGCTGCAAGTTGATGCTCCTATTTCGCTGAATGGCAAGGTCATCACTCGCGGCGGACAAAAAAAAGCAAGCAATAATGTTGACCTATTTGCAGGACAAGAGTCCTCTACCGAACAACATTACATGACGAGTTCTATCGGATGTATACAATCTGACGACCCAATGTCATTGGTTGGTGCTGTCGCCTCTTTATACGAAGTACAACACACCACATTGAGCAGCTCAGACATTCCACCACCAGTTCGAGAGCCTGATCTGCCCAAAGCGCCAGAAATCGTCAAAGATCAATTTGAAACCAAAACTCAATTTGATCAACGCGTCGAAAAATTGCGAATAGAACGACAACAACAAATAGCCGCTATACAACTTAAATACCGTCAACAAGTAGAAGCTCGAAATGCCAAAATTCGAGTCCTACAAGAAGGGGCAGACTCTCGAAAGGGCAACTTGGGCGTGCAAAAAACTCGACTCGTTGCTAAGGCTTTTAGAGATGTAATGGGTAAGCCGGTCGTCACAACAAAGAGTTATGATGCTGAAAACCAGCAAATGCACCTGTTGTTTAAAGCGTCAAATCAAAACTATCAGCGAGACATTATTCTAAATGTACCTCTTGAGCAGGCGCGTGATGTCTTCAGCAATATCGATAACCTTGACCTCGCACTCACCTACTCTTATGACGAGAATCAACTAGAGCTCGTAAATATAAAAGGCAACTACAATGACGTAATGTTCTCAGGGGATGTGGCTAAAAGTAATTATCAGCCCGAAGCTCTGAGTGTGGTTCTTAACAGTGGCCCAAGCAGTGCCGAGACTCCAGGGCTAGAGATGCAAAACCCTAACTTAATCGATGCGTTTGAAGTCGATTCACGCCTCTCGGCAACGGACAACACCGCCTCTGATGAATTGAAGCAACTACTTAATGGCTTTGTGCCTGTGGAAAGTAATTCATCCAACTGGTTCTTCAACCTATCTATCGAAGATTACGCAAATTCAGATCAAGTAGCCTTTGCGCGCAGCAGTGGTGAAGTGATGTCTGACGTCGCGACAAAAGTTCTGGGTGTTCCAGAAAGGCACGTCTACGAACTCATTGACCGTGACGCAACCAGTGGTGCGATTAAAGATAAGTTACGTTTAATGTTAGACAACGTCGATGAAGGCGATACGGTTTACTTTTACTACAGTGGACACGGTATCCCTGCGATTCCCGATAATGATCCTTACATTCTCCCGCAAGATAAGATCCCTGACTACATAACTGATGATGAGAGAGAGAATTGA
- a CDS encoding DUF3164 family protein yields MNKTTQQPEVKPTRPAAPEGFVYNAEGNLIAQCNIPAHELRKDAFVTSLVKQVKTHQKHLQAFKENLVKAFEEFRLEMLESYGTKLHTRGNGDNVAMFSFDGKYKLTYKTAKLKTLGPEHDAARQLARDYYNSQKDKLPHDVLIAVQDFFVNDASIANTINFIGKDFQDETLRKAQEAAKESLLIIGSKSYFNFYERDDEGEYQQVHLNFSKL; encoded by the coding sequence ATGAATAAAACGACTCAACAACCAGAAGTAAAGCCAACTCGTCCAGCCGCACCGGAAGGCTTTGTGTATAACGCGGAAGGCAACCTTATCGCACAGTGTAATATTCCGGCTCATGAATTGCGTAAAGATGCGTTCGTCACCAGTTTGGTTAAGCAGGTAAAAACGCATCAAAAACACCTTCAAGCCTTCAAAGAGAACCTGGTAAAAGCCTTTGAAGAGTTTCGCCTTGAAATGCTAGAAAGCTACGGTACGAAACTGCATACCCGTGGGAATGGCGATAACGTGGCGATGTTTAGCTTTGATGGAAAATACAAGCTCACTTACAAAACCGCCAAACTGAAAACTCTTGGTCCTGAGCATGATGCAGCTCGTCAATTGGCGCGTGACTACTACAATAGCCAAAAAGACAAACTGCCTCATGATGTGTTAATTGCGGTTCAAGATTTCTTTGTGAACGATGCCTCTATTGCAAACACCATTAACTTTATTGGCAAAGACTTCCAAGACGAAACATTGCGTAAGGCGCAGGAAGCAGCAAAAGAGTCACTGCTCATCATTGGTAGTAAGTCGTACTTCAATTTTTATGAACGTGATGATGAAGGTGAGTACCAACAAGTCCATTTAAACTTCAGCAAATTGTGA
- a CDS encoding helix-turn-helix domain-containing protein, with protein sequence MSNEKNDMHRIDIVAALHKKGITVKELSIKAGLAPTTLSNALNRPWPKGEGIIADALGVKPSDIWPSRYINKVA encoded by the coding sequence ATGTCGAATGAAAAAAACGATATGCATCGAATCGATATTGTTGCCGCTTTACACAAAAAAGGAATCACCGTTAAAGAGCTATCAATCAAAGCAGGCTTAGCTCCAACCACACTCTCCAATGCACTAAACCGTCCATGGCCTAAAGGTGAAGGGATTATTGCTGACGCTCTTGGGGTTAAACCATCTGATATTTGGCCTAGTCGTTACATAAATAAAGTGGCTTAG
- a CDS encoding BlaI/MecI/CopY family transcriptional regulator, with the protein MTLLPNTTETVMALLTKHQPCTCKALWQQQVGRDRLALTTIKNLLMRLKAHGAVTVGGQEGNAYLYQLTGTSPYAPCLTCRGKTLKWHLHNGHCKHCRAKRGKGNNPQLDAEFQFLLSPAYQLLNQVLRPWEAI; encoded by the coding sequence ATGACACTGCTCCCCAACACCACCGAGACCGTAATGGCCTTGTTGACTAAGCACCAGCCCTGCACGTGTAAGGCTCTTTGGCAACAACAAGTTGGACGTGACCGCCTTGCGCTCACCACCATTAAGAACCTGTTGATGCGTTTAAAAGCACATGGCGCAGTTACGGTTGGTGGGCAAGAAGGGAATGCATACCTCTATCAACTGACAGGGACCTCACCTTACGCCCCATGTCTTACTTGCCGAGGGAAGACTCTGAAATGGCACTTACACAATGGTCATTGTAAGCATTGCAGGGCCAAAAGAGGTAAAGGCAACAACCCCCAGCTGGATGCTGAGTTTCAATTTTTACTCTCTCCTGCTTACCAATTATTAAACCAAGTTCTACGTCCTTGGGAGGCAATATGA
- a CDS encoding XRE family transcriptional regulator, with amino-acid sequence MPDSYKKRTLEEKNEGKRFFRSDIKNRFAQRLEEAMAGEANLSFAQKCGISEATIRKYKKGETTPNLEILESIAKVSGKAIQWLIGVESETVKVKTPISENITYIEKFNVIASAGGGAYIDTEVVAELYPFSLEFLKRHRLSHADLCIIEARGDSMEPTLSSGDDLIIERKEFTAHKVLQGIHVISIDGELKVKRLEFDLVKDGYSIISDNHLYQEDFIERKDLNCMRIIGEVVMILGKPPKGLPELH; translated from the coding sequence ATGCCAGATAGTTACAAAAAAAGAACCTTAGAAGAAAAAAACGAAGGTAAACGGTTTTTTCGTAGTGATATAAAAAACCGCTTTGCACAGCGTCTTGAAGAGGCAATGGCTGGTGAAGCCAACCTATCGTTCGCACAAAAATGCGGAATATCGGAAGCAACTATAAGAAAGTATAAAAAAGGGGAAACAACCCCTAATCTAGAAATTTTGGAATCGATCGCGAAGGTATCGGGTAAAGCCATTCAATGGCTAATTGGCGTAGAAAGCGAAACAGTTAAAGTTAAAACACCAATAAGTGAAAACATCACTTATATAGAGAAGTTCAATGTTATTGCTTCTGCTGGTGGAGGGGCCTATATAGATACAGAGGTGGTTGCTGAGTTATACCCATTCAGTCTAGAGTTCTTAAAGCGTCACCGCTTATCCCATGCAGACTTATGCATTATTGAGGCTCGTGGAGACAGTATGGAGCCTACTCTCTCAAGTGGTGATGATTTAATTATTGAGCGTAAGGAGTTTACAGCACACAAAGTCTTACAGGGTATTCATGTTATTAGTATTGATGGAGAACTTAAGGTCAAGAGACTAGAATTTGATCTTGTTAAGGATGGGTACAGCATTATTAGTGATAATCACCTGTACCAAGAAGATTTTATTGAACGTAAAGATCTCAACTGTATGAGAATCATAGGAGAAGTTGTAATGATTTTAGGTAAACCACCCAAAGGGTTACCTGAATTGCATTAA